CTCGTCGGGACGCGCGGGCACCAATAACGACGACGCCCCACCCGGTGCCGGAGTGGGGCGTCGGAGCCATTCGGCCGCTCCCGTCAGCTCAACTCGGCATGCTCGATGTGGGGCCGCTGTCCTTGCATGTGCCGCAGCAGGCGCGCCGTGGTGTCTCTGAGGGAGGCGCGGGGGACGACGTCGTCGATCTGCCCATGCTCCAGCAGGAACTCCGCGGTCTGGAACCCCTCGGGCAGGTCCTGGCCGATCGTCTGCTTGATGACCCGCTGCCCGGCAAACCCGATCAGCGCGCCCGGCTCCGCCAGCACCACGTCGCCCTGCATGGCGAAGGAGGCGGAGACGCCGCCGGTGGTCGGATCGGTGAGGATCGAGATGTGGGGGATGCCGTCGCGGTGGAGCTGGGCGATGGCGGCGGAGGTCTTGGCCATCTGCATCAGGGAGAGCACGCCTTCCTGCATTCGGGCGCCGCCGGAGGCGGAGACGATCACCAGTGGGAGCTTCTTTTCCTGGGACCGCCGGGTAAGTCGGGTAATCTTCTCCCCGACCACCGACCCCATCGATCCGCCCATGAAGCTGAAATTCATGACCCCGAGATTGATGGGCAGGCCATCCAGGCGGGCCGTGCCGGTGTAGATGGCGTCCGCCTCCCCGCCCTTCTTGCGGGCGGCCGACAGCCGGTCGTCGTAACTCTCGAATTTCAGGGGATCGGCCGAACGGAGACCGCCGTACAGCTCGCGCCAGGTGCCCGGATCGGTGAGCAGCTCGACGTACTCTTCGGCGTTGATCCGCCGGTGTCGGCCGCACTCCGGACACACGTTGTGCGCCTTCTCGAACTTCTCGCGGATGTCGATGTGGCCGCAGGCGTCGCACTTTTCCCACGCGTCCGGCGGAATCTCGAGCCGCTCGCGCTGGGACGTCCGGGGCTTCCGTTCCTTCTTAAACCATGCCATCACAGCCATAGGATATGGGTGTCGCCGGTGGTGAAGGAAAGGCCGGGATTCGGACAGCCTGCAATTTCGGGGGTCCGGCGGTCAAACGCCAGACCCCCAATTCTAAGTGGTTGCTAGATATCAGGATAGCCTGACTGCCTCGAGTCCCAGGCCACCCGGAAAGCGAGTCCGAGACAGAGTGCGCAGATGATGAAGAAGGAGCCGCCGTAAGAGAAGAACGGCAGCGGAATGCCGGTGATCGGCATGAGGTTCACCGTCATGCCGACGTTCTCGAAGACGTGGGTGAACAAGAGGCCGAGGATACCGAACGTCACCAGGCTGCTGAACGGATCGGTGGCCCGGCGGGCGATCCGCAGCAGTGTCAGAAAGAGCGCCAGGAAGAGTCCCAGCGCGAGCATGACCCCGACGAATCCCAGCTCCTCCCCCACCACGGGAAACACGAAGTCGGTGTGCTGCTCCGGCAGGAACGCCAGCCGCTTCTGTGGCCCCTGGGTGTACCCGGTCCCGAACCAGCCGCCCGATCCGATGGCGACCCGCGATTGGATGGCGTGATATCCGGCGGCACGGGGATCGGCCTCCGGGTTGAGAAAGGTCAGCAGCCGGTTCTGCTGGTAGGGCGCCAGCCGCTGCCAGAGCGGCAGCGCGATGGCCCCCATGGCCACATTGGCGAACCAGGCCATCAGCGCGTCATAGATGTACGGACGCCAGAGCACCAGCAGGGTGGTGAAGCACACGACCCATGCGCCCCAGGCCCAGTTGTTGAACGCCAGCAGCAGGCTCAGGCCGGGCGATGCGATCATGAATAGGAGCCGAGGCCGCACGCCTGACCAGAACAGCATCGCGAAGGCGATCCCGATGAACACGATGGCGCTGCCCAGGTCCGGCTGCTTGAGCACCAGCAGGAAGGGGATGCCAACGATAATGCCGGGTCCCAGCAGGTCGCGCAGGGACCGGGGCGGCTCCTTCCGGCTCGACAGGTACCGCGCCAGCATCAGCACCGTGGCCACTTTGGCGAACTCCGACGGCTGGCCAATCTGATGACCGCCGATGGAGAGCCAGCTGTGGCTGCTCAAGGCAGTGCCGGCGCCGGTGCCGACCGCCAGCACGACCACCAACAGCAGCAGGCTGAAGAGGTAGAGCGCGGGCGCCAGCCATTCCAGCAGGCGCGGGGACAGGTGGAAGACGACCGACCCAGCGACAATACCGATGCCGAACCAGAGGAACTGGTGATACCACACCCCTGCGGCATGGGTGGGCACGTCGGTCTGCCCGGCCGAGTAGAGGGTGAGGAGGCCATACGCCATGAGCGCCAGGCTGACCCCAAGCAGCCGCCGATCGACTTCCGCCAGCCTCATGGGCGGTCTCCCGGTGGCGTGGTGTCCGGCGCCGGGCGCACCAAATCCGAATCGGCCACGGCGGCCGGCGTGAGCGCGGTGCCCCCATCTTCCGGAATCGAGATCTGCACCGAGTCGGCCGCGCCGCTGGGCTCGGGACCGAGGACATAGCGCCGGAGCGCCAGATACACGTTCCGCACTACCAGGGGATCGTGCAGTCCGACGTTCTCCATGATCCCGCCAACCACCAGCGCCGGGTGGTCTGCCGGCGCCATGGCGATGAACCACCGGTGGTCCAGCCCATGGGGGTTCTGCGCGGTGCCCGTCTTGCCCGCGATCTGGAGCACACGGGTCTTCGAGCCCGGCGTGGCATTGATGATGGCGGAGGCCGTGCCGCGCTCCGCCACTGCGGTCAATGCCCGCCGGAGCCCGAGCACCTGGGCCTCGGTGAGCCCGAAGCCGTACGAGGGCGCCTTCCTGTCCCGCTGAACTACGAACGGCTCCACCGATTCGCCGCCCCCGGCCAACCCCTCGTAGAAGCGAACCATGTTGATCAACGTCTGGGTATTCTCGCCCTGGCCGATCGAGAAGTTGAGCGTCGTCGCGGGCGGGCTCCAGTTCCGGGGTCCGTAGAGTCGGTCGAAGTACGCGGTGGTGGCCGGGAAGATCGGGCTCTGCTCGCTCGGCAGGTCGACGCCGCTCCGGTCGCGAAATCCCATCAGGACGCCGTCGCGGAGAATGGCGTCGAGGCCCAGGCGGAGACCCAGCTGGTAGAAGTAGACGTCACAGCTCGCGGCGACCGCTCCGACCAGGTCGAGCGAGCCGTGGCCTTCCTTCTTCCAGCACCGGAAGTAGCGGTTGCCCAGCTGCATCCCGCCCGAGCAGGGGAGCGGCATGTGGCTGTCGAACCCGATGATTCCACGCTTCAGCGCCATCGCCGCGATGGCCAGCTTGAAGGGTGATGCAGGCGGGTACCGTCCGATCATGGCGCGGTTGAGCAGGGGGCGCGCCGAGTCCCCGTTGAGGGACCGCCAGAGCGCCGTCGTGATACCACCCACGAACGCGTTGGGATCA
The DNA window shown above is from Gemmatimonadales bacterium and carries:
- the accD gene encoding acetyl-CoA carboxylase, carboxyltransferase subunit beta, which codes for MAWFKKERKPRTSQRERLEIPPDAWEKCDACGHIDIREKFEKAHNVCPECGRHRRINAEEYVELLTDPGTWRELYGGLRSADPLKFESYDDRLSAARKKGGEADAIYTGTARLDGLPINLGVMNFSFMGGSMGSVVGEKITRLTRRSQEKKLPLVIVSASGGARMQEGVLSLMQMAKTSAAIAQLHRDGIPHISILTDPTTGGVSASFAMQGDVVLAEPGALIGFAGQRVIKQTIGQDLPEGFQTAEFLLEHGQIDDVVPRASLRDTTARLLRHMQGQRPHIEHAELS
- the rodA gene encoding rod shape-determining protein RodA, whose product is MRLAEVDRRLLGVSLALMAYGLLTLYSAGQTDVPTHAAGVWYHQFLWFGIGIVAGSVVFHLSPRLLEWLAPALYLFSLLLLVVVLAVGTGAGTALSSHSWLSIGGHQIGQPSEFAKVATVLMLARYLSSRKEPPRSLRDLLGPGIIVGIPFLLVLKQPDLGSAIVFIGIAFAMLFWSGVRPRLLFMIASPGLSLLLAFNNWAWGAWVVCFTTLLVLWRPYIYDALMAWFANVAMGAIALPLWQRLAPYQQNRLLTFLNPEADPRAAGYHAIQSRVAIGSGGWFGTGYTQGPQKRLAFLPEQHTDFVFPVVGEELGFVGVMLALGLFLALFLTLLRIARRATDPFSSLVTFGILGLLFTHVFENVGMTVNLMPITGIPLPFFSYGGSFFIICALCLGLAFRVAWDSRQSGYPDI
- the mrdA gene encoding penicillin-binding protein 2 codes for the protein MNGFDSYRVRERADVARWILVGAFLVLSGAFFRTQVIQHDKFQLKAETNRLRPIPLTPPRGAILDRVGRIIAENVPGYSVKLLAPSRDSLHAVLVRIGRFVPLDTAQSNEVLRRFAAARYQPVVVFGDATFETIARLEEHRAVLPGLVIQAEPKRLYAAGKAVAHLVGYVSEVTESDLGANRYPGAGLGSIVGKAGLERQYDDTLRGAEGVRYIEVNARGRLVREEAATAILPPTPGKPIRTTIDLDLQRYIDSIWPPGVRGAMVAMTPAGEVRALYSAPSYDPNAFVGGITTALWRSLNGDSARPLLNRAMIGRYPPASPFKLAIAAMALKRGIIGFDSHMPLPCSGGMQLGNRYFRCWKKEGHGSLDLVGAVAASCDVYFYQLGLRLGLDAILRDGVLMGFRDRSGVDLPSEQSPIFPATTAYFDRLYGPRNWSPPATTLNFSIGQGENTQTLINMVRFYEGLAGGGESVEPFVVQRDRKAPSYGFGLTEAQVLGLRRALTAVAERGTASAIINATPGSKTRVLQIAGKTGTAQNPHGLDHRWFIAMAPADHPALVVGGIMENVGLHDPLVVRNVYLALRRYVLGPEPSGAADSVQISIPEDGGTALTPAAVADSDLVRPAPDTTPPGDRP